CTACAGGCGTGACGAATGGGCCGCGTGGCTACAGGCTGCCGGTGAAGCACCGCCATCGCCAACGCATCTGGTGATGGTTTTTGATTCCTCGATAACCATGCTCGAAGCCGCGCAGGCCGGAGCAGGGGTTGCCCTTGCCCCGGTGAATATGTTCACCCACTTGCTGAACAGCGAGCGGATTGTGCGCCCGTTTGAGACAGAAATCAGTCTGGGCAGCTACTGGCTGACAAAGCTGCAGTCCAGGCCGGAAACGCCTGCCATGCGCGACTTCTCCGGCTGGTTAGCCGGAGAGTGTGAGAAAGCGTAGGGCCTGGTTACCCGGCCCCGACAAGTTAGTTGACCAGCCCAAACAGGTCGTTAAGCGCTTCGCTCATGGTGGGATGCGTGAAGATTTGGTCGCGTAGCGTGGTGTAGGGCAGCCCGGCATCCATTACCGTTTTAATCAGGTTAATTATCTCATGAGAGTCAGGGCAGAGCAGCGACGCGCCGAGGATCTCCTGCGTTGAGGTGTCCACGATGGCTTTGAGCATGCCGCGCGTGTCGCCCATGACTCGAGCCCTCGGAATTGCCGCCGCGGGAAGCGTAACTACCTGAACGGGTTTACCACAGGCCAGGGCTTGTGCCTCGGTCAGGCCAATGCGCGACTGCGGGGGCGTCATAAACACTGAATAAGGGACATTTTTCCTGTCCCCGGTATTGCGTTTACCTTCGCCCAGCAGGCTGTCACGCACGATGCGGAAGTCATCCAGCGAGATATAAGTAAACTGCAGTCCCCCGGTCACGTCCCCCAACGCCCAGATGTTGTCCGCCGAGGTACGCAGGTATTTATTCACCACGATGGCACCGCGAGCATCGACATCAACCCCGGCGTTTTTCAGATTCAGAGGGTCCGTGGCGGGTTTTCGCCCCGAGGCAACCAGCAGCGCGTCAACCTTGTGGAGACTATCACTGGTATGCAAGTGCACGGTGTTGTCATGCGATTCAACGCGCTGAACGTGTGCGTTGAGGATC
This Klebsiella michiganensis DNA region includes the following protein-coding sequences:
- a CDS encoding pyridine nucleotide-disulfide oxidoreductase (Involved in disulfide oxidoreductase activity and electron transport), which produces MQTYQAIIIGFGKAGKTLAATLAKQNWKVAIIEQSPTMYGGTCINIGCIPTKTLVHDAERHQDFTTAIARKFSVVSFLRDKNYRLLADLDNVDVIDGHAEFVDQHRVRVMQNGETIELRGEKIFINTGAQSVLPPIDGLTTTPGVYDSTGLLNLTTLPPHLGILGGGYIGVEFASMFAGFGSKVTLFEAAADFLPREDRDVAAAIANILRQQGVELILNAHVQRVESHDNTVHLHTSDSLHKVDALLVASGRKPATDPLNLKNAGVDVDARGAIVVNKYLRTSADNIWALGDVTGGLQFTYISLDDFRIVRDSLLGEGKRNTGDRKNVPYSVFMTPPQSRIGLTEAQALACGKPVQVVTLPAAAIPRARVMGDTRGMLKAIVDTSTQEILGASLLCPDSHEIINLIKTVMDAGLPYTTLRDQIFTHPTMSEALNDLFGLVN